The Fimbriimonadaceae bacterium nucleotide sequence TAGTCCTTTGTGCCTTTCAGATTATCACGGGCACCGACATCCTTTTCGCGCTTATGGTCATGCTCTTCGTATGGCTATCTGGCGCGACCATAGGCGTTCTGGGCGGTGTCTTTAACCTTCTAGGGCTCAGCGTCTTTATTCTCGCAGCCCAGCAGGTGGTCGTGTCCCAGATCGCCAAAGCCTGGTTCTTACAACCAGCCGACGTTCCTCTGAAATGGCCGATCGAAACCATGGGCATGTACTGCCTGGGGATGTTGGGCATTCTGCTGGGAGCCCTAACCTTTAAGGCCTTACGGATCGACCGGGCGCGGCCGCTGTTCCCTCCTATAACAGATGGGCGTACGCTTATCGTCTTGGCCTGGATACTGACGCTGATCGCCTTCGCTCGATTCTTCATCCTTGCCCGGTTCGGCGTCTATGAAGGGGCTTCGGGCGGTGTTTACGTCGGCGGCTTCGTCGGCCCGCTGAGGACCCTTACTTTCCTACCGACCCTCGCCGTGGCCTGCGGGACGGCGGCGGTCATCGTCAGGTCTGAAGGAAAGCGGTGCGTCGGATGGGTCAATGCTATCGCGATCCTTGTACCGATCTTGGCCGGGATCATCACTGCGATTCGCGCGGACACAGCCAGCGCGCTTGTCACATTTGGCTTGACCCTCTTAGCGTTCAGGTTTAAGTTAAAAGTCAAACACTACGTGATCGCCCTCTTGGCCGCATACGCCTTCCAGTTCATCATCTTCCCGTATTCCCTTTATGCTCGCGGCGAGGGTAAGGTCCGCATCGGCACGCTGGACCAGCGCATTGCCAAAGCTTTCTCGACGCTGTTCGACGTTGCCGTCGACCCTATCAAGTACCAATCGGAAACGACCAAGCCAAATCCTAGCGAACCTTGGAGTATTACAAGGTTGCGGTACTACGGTCAACCTCTACCAACTTTGGAAAGGTACAGCCAGATCATCTTTAACGACGAGATCGTCGACGCTACGATCCGCGGCCGGACGACCGGTTGGGAGACCACGGAAGCAGGGTTCGTCATGATCTTGCCGCGTATCCTTAACCCGCGCAAAGAAGCTTTCGGCACTTCGAACTCCATTGCCCATCGGGGAGAGGGCATCGTCGGCAAGACTGACTACTACACCCAGATCACCCTGAGCTTCATGGTCGATGCTTTTGGCAGTTTCCGGTTCCCAGGCGTCTTCTTCTTCTCGTACTTTATCGCGCTTGCTTATTTCACCGTGTATTCGTTGATGTTCAACACCAACCTTTGGAGGAACATTTACGTCGCATCGCTTGCCTTTACGACGACTTGGATTTTCTCTGAAGGTACGATTCAAGCGCAAATCCTTAACGTCGTTCAGAACCCGATCTACTTCATTCTCGTCACGTTACCCTTGGTGTTGATCGCCCGGACGCTTACCAAGCGGCTGCGTGAGGCCCCGTTCGTCTACGAGAAACCCAACCTGGCTCTTAGCAAGGAACAGTGAAGTCCAAGGCGGAGCTGAAGGTGATGCTTGTCGGCAACTATGTGCCGGACAAGCAGTACAGTATGTTGGGCTTTTACGACTGCCTCATTCAGAACCTACCTGGGTTTAATGTGTGCGTCGTTGCGAGCCAGCCCAAGCCGCGCTTTGGCCTTAACCCCGGAAAGACCGCGAAGTGGCGCGGATATGTCGATAAGTTTATTCTCTATCCGCGCGAACAAAGGTCGTTGGCCAAGCGTGTAGATGTCGTGCACATCTGCGACCAAGGGAATGCGATGTACCTCGCCCATGCGGGCGGAAAACCTTCGGTTCTGACTTGCCACGACGTCTTGCCCATCCGTGCGGCAATGGGACAGATAGAAGGGTGGGTCGTCGGCCCGACTGGGCAGAAACTGCAAGCATGGATAAAAAAGTCAATACCATTGGCCACACATATCGCATGTGCCTCAGAGGCCACCCTTGAAGACCTCCTCGGATTGAACATCGTAAGGGACGACCAAGTGTCTGTACTTTTGAACGGTTTTTACCGGCCACTTTTCGACATGACGAGGGAAGCGGCCAAAGCCGATCTTGCCAGGCTTAAGATCCCGGCCGACAAACCCTATATCTTGCATGTCGGCGGGAACTCGCCCTATAAGAACAGGGTCGGCTTTGTCTCGATCGCTCGTGAACTTTCGCGAAGGCCGGGATTCGAAAGCATGCGGTTCCTCATGGCTGGCCATGCGTTCGATGAAGAGCTCCAAGGCCATGTCCACAAGCTGGGCATGGAGACGTGCCTGTTCGAGGTGGTACGGCCGACGGACGAGACCGTCGCGGCCCTTTACGTTTGTGCAGACGCTCTGGTCTTTCCGTCGTTGCAGGAGGGCTTTGGCCTTCCGATCATCGAGGCCCAAGCGTATGGCTGCCCTGTCTTCACCTCGAACAAAGCACCAATGACCGAGGTCGGTGGCGACGCCTGTGTGTACTTCGATCCCCTAGATCCGGTAAGGGCCGCTGAATATATTACGGGCAATTGGTCCGAAAGAGAGACTTTGCGTGAGAAAGGTAGCCAAAATGCAAAGCGGTTCGCTACCGAACGCATGGTTGGGGACTATGTGACTCTGTATGGGTCCCTGGCCTGACTCACTGACTCTAATTCAGGTTACAATCGAGGGCTAAAGATTGCATGTGCGGGATCGCTGGTTATTTTGTCTTTAGGGCTTCCGGTGAGAAACTCGGAACAGAACCCTTGCAGGCAATGTGCAAATGCATGGCCGTGAGAGGTCCGGACGGTGAGGGCATCTGGACGTCGCCTTCTGGTTCCACCGGCTTCGGTCACCGCCGCCTCGCGATCATCGACCTGTCCCAGAATGGCAGCCAGCCGATGTCTTGGCCGGAAGAAGGCTTGACGATCACCTATAACGGCGAGATCTACAACTATCGAGAACTGCGCTCAGACCTTGAATCGCGCGGACATGTGTTCGTTTCAGATAGCGACACCGAGGTTCTGCTCCATCTCTATTCGGTCTACGGCCGGGAGATGTGCGACAAGTTAAGGGGCATGTTTGCCCTGGCTATTTGGGATGAGAAACGCCAGGGATTATTTATCGCCCGGGACCATTTCGGCATAAAGCCTCTGTACATTGCGAGGTTGCAGGACAAGATCGTTTTTTCTTCCCAAGTCAAAGCGCTTCTTGCATCGAACCTCGTGCCGACCGACCCGGAACCCGCAGGCCACGTCGGCTTCTTCCTGTGGGGAAATGTTCGCGGGCCCTTCACGCTTTACAAGCACATAAGGGAACTGCAACCGGGAAAGTCTCTATGGGTCGACCAGTATGGGCCGCGCGAAGAAGTCACCTTTTTCTCATTGCCGTTAGAGATGGGAAGGGCAGAGGGCACGGCTCGCGAGAAAGATCCTGATGCGATGCGCGAATGCCTCCGCGTCGCGCTCCTGGATTCCGTCCGCCACCACTTTGTTTCGGACGTCCCGGTGAGCGTCTTTCTCTCGGCTGGCAGGGACTCTGCGACCCTTCTGGGACTCTCGACGGAGGTCAATCGTCAGCCTCCTACAGCACTGACGCTAGCTTTCCAGGAGTATTCGGGCAAGCCCGAAGACGAGGCGCCGCTCGCTTCGAAAATCGCCGAGCACTATGGGGCGCCGCACATCTTGCGCGAGGTCGTCGGGCGAGACTTTCGGGATGACTTGAGCAACATCTTTGAGGTGATGGACCAGCCGTCCGTGGATGGTGCAAACACCTACTTTGTGAGCAAGGTCTCGAAAGAAAG carries:
- the asnB gene encoding asparagine synthase (glutamine-hydrolyzing), which produces MCGIAGYFVFRASGEKLGTEPLQAMCKCMAVRGPDGEGIWTSPSGSTGFGHRRLAIIDLSQNGSQPMSWPEEGLTITYNGEIYNYRELRSDLESRGHVFVSDSDTEVLLHLYSVYGREMCDKLRGMFALAIWDEKRQGLFIARDHFGIKPLYIARLQDKIVFSSQVKALLASNLVPTDPEPAGHVGFFLWGNVRGPFTLYKHIRELQPGKSLWVDQYGPREEVTFFSLPLEMGRAEGTAREKDPDAMRECLRVALLDSVRHHFVSDVPVSVFLSAGRDSATLLGLSTEVNRQPPTALTLAFQEYSGKPEDEAPLASKIAEHYGAPHILREVVGRDFRDDLSNIFEVMDQPSVDGANTYFVSKVSKESGIKVALSGLGADELFGGYPSFEQVPYIVSKLRRWKSIPVLGVWFRIVSGRIIPHFTSPKYAGLLEYGTSFPGAYLLRRGLYMPWELPSLLDPDMVRIGWSELQSLARLEETISPASSARTRMTLLETTWYMKNRLLRDSDWAGMAHSIEIRVPFVDVKLFRSMAPYFGTPAVPTKDDMARTPCNSLPDEVLNRPKSGFMIPVREWLQGQQQGGGERSLRGWARLIYNEFVKP
- a CDS encoding glycosyltransferase family 4 protein; its protein translation is MKSKAELKVMLVGNYVPDKQYSMLGFYDCLIQNLPGFNVCVVASQPKPRFGLNPGKTAKWRGYVDKFILYPREQRSLAKRVDVVHICDQGNAMYLAHAGGKPSVLTCHDVLPIRAAMGQIEGWVVGPTGQKLQAWIKKSIPLATHIACASEATLEDLLGLNIVRDDQVSVLLNGFYRPLFDMTREAAKADLARLKIPADKPYILHVGGNSPYKNRVGFVSIARELSRRPGFESMRFLMAGHAFDEELQGHVHKLGMETCLFEVVRPTDETVAALYVCADALVFPSLQEGFGLPIIEAQAYGCPVFTSNKAPMTEVGGDACVYFDPLDPVRAAEYITGNWSERETLREKGSQNAKRFATERMVGDYVTLYGSLA